One Pseudomonas tolaasii NCPPB 2192 genomic window carries:
- the codA gene encoding cytosine deaminase, which translates to MHIINARLRNREGLHDLHLEHGRIASITEQTATPTLTADDLDAAGNLVIPPFVEPHIHLDATLTAGEPRWNMSGTLFEGIECWGERKATITREDTKARAKKTIQALAAHGIQHVRTHVDVTDPDLTALKAMLEVREETTHLIDLQIVAFPQEGIESYRNGRQLMEAAIRLGADVIGGIPHFEYTRDQGVSSVKFLMDLAERTGCLVDVHCDETDDPHSRFLEVLAEEARSRDMGARVTASHTTAMGSYDNAYCAKLFRLLGHSGISFVSCPTESIHLQGRFDTFPKRRGVTRVNELLDAGMNVCFGQDSIVDPWYPLGNGNILRVLEAGLHICHMLGYRNLQNALDLVTDNSAKAMALGDRYGLEPGRPANLLILSADSDYEVIRSQGLPLYSIRNGKVLMKRQPAQVEFL; encoded by the coding sequence ATGCATATCATCAACGCCCGCCTGCGCAACCGTGAAGGCCTGCATGATCTGCACCTGGAACATGGCCGGATCGCCAGTATCACCGAACAAACGGCAACACCAACGTTGACGGCAGATGACCTGGATGCTGCCGGCAATCTGGTGATTCCACCCTTTGTTGAGCCACATATTCACCTCGACGCCACCCTCACTGCCGGCGAACCGCGCTGGAACATGAGCGGTACGCTGTTCGAAGGCATCGAGTGCTGGGGCGAGCGCAAAGCCACCATCACTCGGGAAGACACCAAGGCGCGGGCCAAAAAAACCATCCAGGCCCTGGCCGCTCACGGCATCCAGCACGTTCGCACCCACGTCGACGTCACCGACCCGGACCTCACCGCGCTCAAGGCCATGCTTGAAGTGCGCGAAGAAACCACGCACCTGATCGACCTGCAAATCGTCGCCTTTCCCCAGGAAGGTATCGAGTCTTACCGCAATGGCCGCCAATTGATGGAAGCAGCCATTCGACTGGGCGCCGATGTAATCGGTGGGATCCCCCACTTCGAATACACCCGTGACCAGGGCGTGAGCTCGGTGAAGTTTCTTATGGACCTGGCCGAGCGCACCGGGTGCCTGGTGGATGTGCACTGCGACGAAACCGATGACCCGCACTCGCGTTTTCTTGAAGTGCTTGCCGAAGAAGCGCGCAGCCGCGACATGGGCGCACGCGTCACCGCCAGCCACACCACGGCCATGGGCTCCTACGATAATGCGTACTGCGCCAAGCTGTTTCGCCTGCTGGGGCACTCGGGTATCAGCTTTGTTTCCTGCCCGACCGAAAGCATCCATCTGCAAGGCCGTTTCGACACTTTCCCGAAACGCCGCGGCGTAACCCGCGTGAACGAGCTGCTCGACGCCGGCATGAACGTGTGCTTTGGCCAGGACTCTATCGTCGATCCCTGGTACCCGCTCGGCAACGGCAACATCCTGCGCGTGCTCGAAGCCGGTTTGCACATCTGCCATATGCTGGGCTACCGCAACCTGCAAAACGCCCTTGACCTGGTCACCGACAACAGCGCCAAAGCGATGGCCCTGGGTGATCGATACGGCCTGGAACCCGGCCGCCCAGCAAACCTGTTGATCCTGTCGGCAGACAGCGACTATGAGGTGATCCGCAGCCAGGGCCTGCCGCTGTACTCGATCCGCAATGGCAAAGTGTTGATGAAACGGCAACCGGCCCAGGTGGAGTTTTTGTAA
- a CDS encoding lipase family protein, protein MKQEAWKQPFFSDKMPACALKGHWTSFCLVDEAGSGKAYGGLPYTVHDSTGRKYSGRLNADGFAKLESFYCGPVVLKLDELYSGKRAPYHRLRTREAYGLPITELQVRAEQTRFSAEDGQRIKGNPAQSQADRFYQVEVRDLVRHVAHLPPQIPRAHSPQRHALKMMADLGFGPPQPSLTGIVLFPNKHSVLEVRPLRALRPILSTDDQFCALNLYQLALMAALSYCNFGQQPPQKPEDQVSFPLDPTVGNLFADKLSGFQEAWRIDPEQTQRYYPLYEDVPYSRRFEILPFDPELYPSNHPSLEEQQEHPANLHFFDDEKFGTDTQAFITHHDEVILISVRGTASGADALRDANAHQVDFAEGAGRAHEGFYLAYRAMRKFVLQYLDQFHFGQRIIICGHSLGGAIALLLAEGLRRTPKTDYNILLYTYGAPRAADSDFTDAASSLVHHRIVNHNDPVPSVPATWMNTTAKLWIPGAVMMFSAPGPGGLLFASGLVRVGGNPYRHHGEQQHFMPIKLPDGTRSSVLWKPGCESIQEAGCNRAVQLHGDMPSRDNLLKQLFQASEHFMTASYIPAAWATLRRWQQTVESQGPLVTSREFELIDLALETMTQQLRDKRRELDRRRPPNQRGNEYEHNPALNAEVDRLRSSRQRLETLRWRRLEARDVYGSHAHATELQPSLKRWFSHRENRELSQFASIPPPSHNEPGRVYTLDIDSIV, encoded by the coding sequence ATGAAGCAGGAAGCTTGGAAACAACCTTTTTTCAGTGACAAGATGCCTGCGTGTGCGTTGAAAGGGCATTGGACGAGTTTCTGCCTCGTCGATGAAGCCGGCAGCGGAAAAGCTTACGGCGGACTTCCGTATACAGTTCATGACAGCACAGGGCGAAAATACAGTGGCCGATTGAATGCAGATGGATTCGCAAAGTTGGAAAGTTTCTATTGCGGCCCTGTCGTTCTTAAATTGGATGAGCTTTATTCCGGAAAACGGGCGCCTTACCACCGATTACGAACACGTGAAGCCTACGGGTTGCCCATCACCGAACTTCAAGTCAGGGCTGAACAAACCCGCTTTTCTGCAGAGGATGGCCAACGTATAAAGGGCAACCCCGCACAATCGCAAGCAGACCGGTTTTATCAAGTGGAAGTACGGGATCTGGTACGCCATGTGGCGCATCTGCCTCCGCAAATTCCAAGAGCTCATAGCCCTCAACGCCATGCTTTGAAGATGATGGCCGATCTGGGATTCGGCCCACCTCAGCCCAGCCTGACGGGCATCGTGTTGTTTCCCAATAAACATAGCGTACTGGAGGTGCGGCCTTTACGCGCCTTGCGTCCGATACTTTCTACAGACGATCAGTTCTGCGCCTTGAACCTGTATCAATTGGCGCTGATGGCCGCTCTGAGTTACTGCAATTTTGGCCAGCAACCACCCCAAAAACCTGAGGATCAGGTGTCGTTTCCTCTGGACCCAACGGTTGGCAATCTGTTTGCCGACAAGCTGTCTGGGTTTCAGGAGGCCTGGCGCATCGATCCGGAGCAAACTCAGCGCTATTACCCGCTTTATGAGGACGTTCCTTACTCGCGGCGCTTTGAGATCCTGCCCTTTGACCCCGAGCTTTATCCGTCTAATCATCCGAGTTTGGAGGAGCAGCAGGAGCATCCCGCAAACCTGCATTTCTTCGATGATGAAAAGTTCGGAACCGATACCCAGGCGTTCATCACACACCACGATGAAGTCATCCTGATTTCTGTACGAGGTACGGCCAGTGGTGCCGATGCATTGCGCGATGCAAACGCCCATCAGGTGGATTTTGCCGAGGGTGCTGGTCGAGCACATGAAGGTTTTTATCTGGCCTATCGTGCGATGCGCAAATTCGTACTGCAATACCTTGACCAGTTTCACTTCGGGCAGCGCATTATCATTTGCGGCCACAGTCTGGGTGGCGCCATTGCCTTGCTCCTTGCAGAAGGCCTACGCCGAACACCCAAAACCGACTACAACATCCTCCTCTACACCTACGGCGCCCCCCGCGCCGCCGATTCCGATTTCACCGACGCTGCGTCATCCCTGGTCCATCACCGTATCGTCAACCACAACGATCCCGTCCCCAGCGTTCCGGCAACATGGATGAATACCACCGCCAAATTATGGATTCCAGGCGCGGTAATGATGTTCAGCGCGCCCGGCCCTGGTGGCCTTTTGTTTGCCTCGGGTCTGGTGCGTGTGGGCGGCAATCCCTATCGGCATCACGGTGAGCAACAACATTTCATGCCGATCAAACTTCCGGACGGTACCCGTTCCTCGGTGTTGTGGAAACCCGGTTGTGAGTCAATTCAGGAGGCGGGCTGTAACCGTGCGGTACAACTCCATGGCGATATGCCCAGCCGCGACAACCTGCTGAAACAACTGTTTCAGGCCAGCGAACATTTCATGACGGCCAGCTATATTCCGGCCGCTTGGGCCACCTTGAGACGCTGGCAGCAAACCGTGGAAAGCCAGGGACCTCTGGTCACGTCGAGGGAGTTTGAGCTGATTGACCTTGCGCTTGAGACGATGACGCAGCAACTGCGTGACAAAAGGCGTGAGCTTGATCGCCGTCGTCCACCCAATCAGCGTGGCAATGAATACGAACATAACCCGGCCTTGAACGCTGAAGTCGATCGATTGCGCAGCAGTCGACAGCGGCTGGAAACCTTGCGATGGCGGCGCCTTGAAGCTCGCGACGTCTACGGCAGCCACGCTCATGCCACGGAACTGCAACCCAGCCTGAAACGCTGGTTCAGCCATCGCGAAAACCGCGAGCTGTCCCAATTTGCCAGTATTCCTCCGCCGTCCCACAACGAGCCGGGGAGGGTCTATACGCTGGATATCGATTCAATTGTTTGA
- a CDS encoding DUF4123 domain-containing protein, whose amino-acid sequence MESMPNRWMAQQQQAGRRLCLILEGQHEACNPLLAARSLSQHCSVYRETALAELAADGPVIVLLDRLDEPALVDLLQHPEGNWGWLGSLPDDDLSCVVRHWRERLLVGPQGSQAMYRFHDNRTLARALAHLPREHWPTFLGPLVSVCYWREGDWCQGENPAPGEYPVPVPAPWLTTPNPQASAILQANVLRFLLTEHSESLAALVEFQDPRIWLSQVLEQARIWQWCGPQQLEFLVVRRLEEATGNCAIQWQPMPDESAKEHFERVLEHWRRAGGKHE is encoded by the coding sequence ATGGAGAGCATGCCAAACCGTTGGATGGCTCAACAGCAACAGGCGGGGCGACGTCTGTGTTTGATTCTTGAGGGACAGCACGAAGCGTGTAACCCGCTGCTGGCGGCTCGTTCATTGTCACAGCACTGCAGTGTCTATCGCGAAACCGCATTGGCCGAGCTCGCGGCTGACGGGCCGGTGATCGTGTTGCTGGACCGGTTGGATGAACCTGCCCTGGTCGATCTGCTGCAACACCCCGAGGGTAACTGGGGGTGGTTGGGCAGCCTGCCGGACGACGACCTGTCTTGCGTGGTCCGGCATTGGCGCGAGCGCTTGCTGGTTGGGCCGCAGGGAAGCCAGGCGATGTACCGCTTCCACGATAACCGCACCCTTGCTCGGGCGTTGGCCCATTTGCCCCGTGAGCATTGGCCGACCTTTCTCGGCCCACTGGTCAGTGTTTGCTATTGGCGCGAAGGCGACTGGTGCCAAGGTGAAAACCCTGCTCCGGGCGAATACCCAGTGCCTGTTCCTGCGCCCTGGCTGACCACCCCGAATCCCCAGGCTTCGGCCATTCTCCAGGCCAACGTCCTGCGGTTCCTCCTGACCGAACACAGCGAGAGCCTTGCGGCATTGGTCGAGTTTCAAGACCCCCGAATCTGGTTGAGCCAAGTGCTGGAGCAGGCTCGGATTTGGCAATGGTGTGGGCCGCAGCAGCTTGAATTTTTGGTGGTACGCCGCCTGGAGGAGGCGACGGGAAACTGTGCGATTCAGTGGCAGCCGATGCCGGACGAGTCGGCAAAGGAGCATTTTGAACGGGTGTTGGAGCACTGGCGCAGGGCAGGGGGCAAACATGAGTAA